A stretch of DNA from Acidobacteriota bacterium:
TCAGCTCACCGTCTCCTTGCGCGAGCGCGAGGCGCCCCGCCGCCGGCTGGACCTGGTGTTTCGCGCCTACGATTCAGGAATTGCCTTCCGCTATTTTTTGCCCCGTCAGGAAGGACTGGCCAATTTCACGTTGTCTTCCGAAAACACGGGCTTTTATTTTCCCGGGAACCCTTCCGCGTTTGCGCTCAATCTCGGCAGTTATACGACAAGTTATGAAAGCGAGTTTCAGCCTGTCAAGGTGGACGAAATCAAGCCCACGTCGATTATCGGGATTCCCTTGCTGGTCCATGTGAACGACGGCCTGTGGGCAGCTATTCTTGAAGCAGACCTGGACGACTACGCTGGCTTATACCTCGGCGGTGTACGCGGCTTTCCGGGAGCGCTCATGAGCAAACTGTCGCCTTTGCCGGGCCACTCCGACGAAGCGGTCATTGCTTCTACGCCCAAAGCCACGCCGTGGAATGTTCTGCTGGTTAACTCGCAGCCCGGCGGCCTGATAGAGTCCGACAGCCTTATTCTGGATTTGAATCCCCCCTCCGCACTTACAGATACTTCGTGGATCAAACCGGGCAAGGCCGCCTGGGACTGGTGGTCCGGCAGCTATGCCAGTGGAGTCAATTTCAAGCCCGGCATGAACACGGCTACCATGGAGCACTACGTCGATTTCGCCTCAAAATCCCGTTTTGCCTATATGTTGATTGACGCCGGATGGTCGCCAGAAGATGATATCACCCGCACCGTGCCATCAATCGATATGCCCGCAATTATTGCGTACGCGAAGAAGCGCGGCGTTCGAATTCTTCTCTGGATACAGTGGAAGGCGGTCGATAAGCAGATGAGCCAGGCGTTTCCGCTATTTGAGAAATGGGGTGTGGCGGGTGTGAAGATTGACTATATGGACCGCAATGACCAGGAGATGGTGAATTTCTATCGTCGTACGGTTAAAGCTGCTGCCGAACACCATCTGGCAGTGGACTTCCACGGTGCGTATCCGCCTGCGGGGCTGCGGCGGACCTACCCCAATCTCCTTACTCGTGAAGGGGTAATGGGAATGGAATACAACAAATGGAGCCGCCGCGAAACACCAGAACACCTTGTGACCATTCCTTTTACCCGGATGCTTGCCGGCCCGATGGATTACACCCCCGGATGTTTTAACAATGCGACACGCGAACAGTTCGAGCCCCGGCAGATCCAGCCGATGTGCCAGGGGACACGCGCAAATCAACTGGCTATGTATGCTGTTTACCTGAGCCCGCTGGAGATGGTTTCAGATTATCCTGAAGATTATCTCGGACAGCCGGGTTTTGAATTTCTGGAAAAAGCTCCGACAGTTTGGGACGATACCCGTGTCCTGAACGGCGAGCCTTCAGAATACGTCACCATTGCGAGGCGTCACGGTGAGGAATGGTTCCTGGGCAGTATGACCAACTGGACGTCCCGTGACCTGACCGTTCCGCTCAGTTTTCTTGGTTCGGGCGAGTGGAAGGCAAAGATCTTTGCTGACGGGCCCAACGCCAACCAGAACGCGAAAGATTTGAGCATCCAGACAAAGCAAGTAACTGCCGGTGATACCCTTCCCCTGCACCTTGCCTCAGGGGGCGGGGCGGCGGTGATCTTCTCTCAAGCCATGTGACGATGGGTGAGTAACCAGGAAGATGGGAGGGCTGTTATTGATTCCCTCCCACCATATTCTTGAACACAAACGGATCAGCGACGCCAGCCGCGTGACCATTTTGGAATACCTTGGGCGTCGCGCAAAGCAAGAGTTTTGTCACCCTTCTTGACCTCGCGTGCAATCAACGCTTCCGAGCCTCCGAAGTCGGCTGTTGCACCTGTCACTTCGATCTCATCACCCTTTACAAAACTAAATCCTTTTTCTTTCAAAAAGGATGCCGGGCCCAGGTGAACATCGAGAGTTTTACTTTCTGTTTTCAGCGTCAGGTGGGTACCGTTCCAGCCGTGACGCCCGGTAACAGTCTTGATTTCCTCGACGGTGCCCCTAACTGTCGTTTCGTTTGCAGGATTATACAATCTGGCCCGTTGGCCGGGCCCCGGTCCCTGTTGCGCATAGGCAAATGGGAGAAGCAGCATGCTGATGAACGTCAGCAATGCTGCCAGACTTAGTCGGTTGAAATTTCTCATCCTCATTCCTCCTTCACGGTATGTGTTCAGGCGCCCGCGCCCATGTCGCTCTGCATTTTGCGATACTGCTTCTGCCACTCTTTCATGGATTGCTCCATGTCACGGGCACGCTCGCGGACAAGTTTGGCGTCCGGGTTGTTCTGGGCCAGTTCAGCGTCCACCTGCTGAAGTTGTGTGTTCACTCTCTCGCGGATCTGGTCCATGTTCTGGATGCGGTTCTGCAACGCCTCCCTCTGTTCTGTGGAAAGTCCGGTCATCAGTTGCGCATGTTCCTGCTGCATGGTCTCGAGTCGTTGGCGAATTTGATCGCGCTGTTGTCTCGCCTGGTCCGCATTGAATTGTGGTGCGCGGGCATCGCGTGCCATCTCACGAGCCTGTGTTCGGATCTGATCTGCCGTCTGGTCGCATGTTCGAAGGCGATCACGCTGCTGGTCGGTGGCCCGGATGCGGTCGCGGTCCTGCTGCCGGATCACCTGTCCCGCAGCTGATCCCACCTGCCTGCCCTGCTGCTGTCCCTGGCCCATGGTGGTTCGCGGGCCTTGTGCGGCACCTCGTTGTCCACCGCCACTGCGGCCTTGCGCGGGCAGGAAGGTTGCGCAGAATGCCATCGCTACCACGATCGAAAGGATAGTCTTTCTCATGACGTTTTCCTCCGTTCAATAGATTCTGCTTTACTCTCCTTTCTTAGATGCTAGCCAGAAACCAACGGTGAAATCCGTGATGCCTACCACTGAGTGGTATGATGTATGGTACATGGCTTGTTTCCCTTGCTTTGCAACGGAGGGTATCTGGAGCTGCGCAATGTGCAAACAGTTTCACAGGAATGGTTGGTCTGGAAATCCAGGTCTTCACCCGATGGACTTTGCCGCTCTTATGCTCTAAATAGTAGGTAGCCCGAGCTAGCGAGAGGCGGGAGCGACACGTATTGCGTGGGGTGCGGTTTAGAAGCCGAATATTCGACGCTGGCTAGCCCCTGCCTCCCGCATCGGGCACAGAAGGAACCGATTGACGGGACTCCGGCCTCGGGGGCCGGGGAGGGGGAATCCTTGAAGGACAAGGGCTTCGCTCTGATGGTTCACGACCGCGCTGATCCGTTTCAGGCGCTCAAGCCGGTGCTCAGGTGTCTGGGCGTTGATACCTTCAGTGTCAGTAACTGTGTAGATGCGGTCCATCTGCTTGAGCAGACCCATCCTCACCTGCTCTTTACGGATACGCAGCTCCCTGACGGTACGTGGATTGACCTGGTCAACCTCGCAGACGGCACCGCCGTTCCTGCGTGCGTAATTCTGGTTGGACAATCGAAGGACCCGGAGCTGTTCCAGTCAGCACTCAATAACGGTGCTTTCGATTTCATTTCTCCCCCATTCGACCCCGACACCATCTCTCAAATCCTCAGTCGGGCTATGGCTCTTGTCCGTAACCGCCGTGAGCAACTCTCCCGCGCCGCTGCCTAGTAAAGTTCCCACACGCTCTCTATCCATCAAGAGCAGTAATTTCTACGCCCATCGACATGTTTTTGCACAGCTGTGACGTTTGACGCCGCTGCTACTTCCTCACTGGAAACCCAGAGAGGCCAGCGAGCCGGCCTCCCTGTTAATTCTTGATCCGCCTTGCGCTCGCTTCAGGCTTCGGCCTCTTCAATTTCGCTCACATGAATGGTCATGCTCTCTTCGTCCAGGGTGCCGGTGACTTTGACATTCTTTCCATCGAAGCCCTTGGCTTTCTCCTGATCGTCGAGCTGATAAGTCTTACCGTCTTCGCCATGGAGGGTGAATTTTCCATCCTGGTTCATGATTTGTCCAGTGAAGGTCTTGTTCTCAGTCTCCTGCGCAGCAGGCTCCGCAGGCTCATCCTGTTGCGCAATCAGCACGGCGCTGTGACTCACAGCGTGTGCCTTCGCAATCGGAACTGCCCACGCGACGGTACCTAACACAACCAATGTCACAAACAGATTGGCTTTTTTCATCTCTTGAATTCCTCCTGCGCTTGCGTCCTGTCTTGTGCATTGCCCCACTTCAGTTTCTTCCCAGAAACATGATTGGACCATAGCGCTGCACATTAGACGGAAAGCAGGAGCCAAGGTTAGCTGCAGTTTTGCAAAATCTTTCAATTAGTGGGAAATCAACCACTTTCATGCTCGAAGGCGGAGGGTAATAAAGCTGCTGTGGAATCAGTTGGGTACAAATTTCAATTGAAAGGGATTACAGGCGGGGTGACCATTGGGTGGCCCGGCCAGGTTGCTGACGGCCCAGGCCGGGCTTAAGCTGTTCATCCTTTTATTCCAAAATGGCTCAAGGCTGCCTTTTCAGACTATTGGCTGCTTATTGTGAACTTAAAGACGGTAACCTGGTTAAAGGTTTGTCCCGATTTAAGTTCGGTTGTGGGGAAATCCGGGTGGTTCGGCGAATCTGGATAGTGCTGAGTTTCCAGGCAGAATGCTGAACGGCTGCCATATGCCTTGCCTCCCTTTCCGCGGACCGATCCGTCGAGGAAATTGCCACTGTAGAACTGCACGCCGGGTTCCGTGGTGTATACCTCCAGTTCGCGGCCCGATCCGGGATCGTAGGCGCGAGCCGCCAGCTCGAGTCCAGGGCAATTGCGGTCAATGATGTAGTTAATGTCATACCCTTTCCCGATCTTCAGTTGCTGGTTGTCCTCGTTGATGTGCGCTCCAATCGGTGTGGGCTTACGGAAGTCAAAAGGAGTCCCGGCGACATCCGCAATCTTTCCGGTTGGGATCTGGTTCGCGTCAACCGGTGTAATTTTGCTGGAATTAATCATTAAAATCTGCTTCAGGATGTCTCCATTTCCTTCGCCAGCCAGATTGAAGTAGGAGTGGTTGGTCAGGTTGATGACCGTGTCCTTGTCGGTCGTCGCGCTATAGTTGATCTTTAGAGAGTTGTCTTTTGTCAGGGTATAGACGACTTTCGCCTGCATATTGCCTGGGTAGCCTTCTTCACCATCCTTACTCGAGTAAGTCATTACCAGCGAAGGCTCTTCACCCCGGACTTCTTCCGCGGCCCAGAACTGTTTGTCAAAACCCTTGATACCTCCGTGGAGGCTGTTGGGACCATTGTTGACGGGCAGGTGGTAGACTTTTCCGTCCAGGGCAAATTTGGCGCCGCCTATCCGGTTTGCATAGCGGCCAACCAGGGCGCCGAAATAGGTGTTGTACTTCATGTAGTCCGGGAGGTTATCAAAACCGAGCACCACGTCGGCCATCATCCCGTTCCGGTCGGGCGCCAGGATCGAGACGATCCTTGCGCCGTAATTTGTGATAGCCACCTGCATACCGTTGCTGTTCGTCAGCGTATAGAGATGAACTTCCTGTCCGTCAGGCATTTTTCCAAACACGCTCCTTTGGATTCCAGTTTCGTGACTTTCAGTCTCAGTTGCCGGCTGCTTTCCGGGAGTGCAAGCGCCGGTTACGGTTAATAGAACTACGAGTAAACCTATCAGTCCAGGAAGCCCCTTCGTGGCGTTCCCTCTAATGTTGCTTGTCATAAATTATTGATTAGACCTCCGAAGGTAAGTCAGACCGCCCGGCATTCTGGACACCTTGCAAACCGGTTATTCGACCGAACAGCATAACATCTCGGATGACGCTTTGGAACACCAAGTGTCTTATTTCTGAAATTCCTATTAAGGCAATATGCTTCGCCTGGCTTCCGGAAACACTGCTAAGCAAGTGATGCGCGTACCCCTTGACTTGCACTTCGAGGGCGGATAGCATTGAGAAATCGAGATAAAAATTCTTGCTCAAGGAGGACAGGACTTATGTGGGGCAAAATCACCTTCACTGGTAAAGCAGTTTTACTGGGCATGGCGCTGGCGCTGTGCCTGGGATTCACGCAAATTGGAAGCGCGCTTCCAGGCGCGGCCCAGGCCGCCAACGCCAAAAAGACTGTCTACGTCTGCGCGTGTGCGGGAACGAAATCCTGCCCGTGCATGGCCATGTCAAAGAAGGAAGGCAAGTGTCCGTGCGGGACGGACGCGATGAAGGAAGTCCCTGCCCACGGCTCATGGGCAAAGGCGAACCGCAAGGCGCTGATGGAATAGCATCGCACTGCCTGGGTTTCAGTGTCGAGCGTGGACTGAGCGGTTTTCGCGCTTTCGCGGCACACTCAGTAGCAGCGCAAAGCTGACTCGGCTGCGCGCTGGCGGCCAAGCCTGACAGATGGAATGTCAATGCTCTCACGGTTTCGGAAGGCGACAGATTCCTGTCGCTTTCCGTGACCGCACGGCTTTGGCTGTTCTCTCTTTTAAAAACAGTTTCTGACCCCAAATGCAGCAAAGGGCCTGCTGCGCCGTCTTGGCGAATAGCACCAGGCCCTTTGTTGTACTGTTTTCCTGATCGCTTGCCTATTGAATCAGGCCAGGGAACAACCGGGCGGCGTTTTCGTGATAAATCTTGCGGACGACGCTCATAGGCAGCTTCAGCCCTTGCGATCTGATCCCCCGGTATTCAAACGTTTCATCCGTGGCAAAGTATTTCCAGCTTACTGCATACTCATATTTCCAATTCCTGATAATTTCGCTGATGCCGTTGGCCTGTCGAATTCCACCGTCCGTTCCGTAGCAGACTCGGTCCTGATACTTGATCAGAAAATTCCGAACCTTTTCGCGCGGCTGCTTCATCAGGTAAATGATCCGTGCAGCCGTATCCACGTTGAAATTTGGATAGCGGTCAAAACGCCTGGCGATTTCATCCACGTTGGTTTCCATGCTGCCCAGGTGAGCGCCCACCATGCGCAAGCGCGGATTCATCTCCAGCAGATGGTCCCGGGCTTGCAGGATTTCCGCCTTCGACGGCGCGCCCGGCTTCCCGTACATGTGCCAATAGGGATTGTGTTTGTAGTAGTTGTAGTCCGGGTTGTGCGGCCCCATCTGCTCGAACGACATCCAGCAGCTATCGGGCTCGGCCAGGTGAGCGATCATCGTTTTGTTGTGCGCCGTGATGTCTTTATAGATGGGCTCGAAGACCGGGTCGTCCGGCATCACGTACTTGCCTGACGGGAACCTTAAGTCCATGCCCATGTTTTTCCAGATTTTCACCGCGATTGCTCCGGCGGCGAAGTCTCCGTTCAATTGTTTAATCGCATCCTGGTCAAAGGTCTTTTTCTGGAACAGGTAAGGATTGAAAGTGGTGCAGACGCCCGCGCGTCCCTCGGAACCGCGATGCACCGCCATGGCTTTTTTGAATTGGGCCTCAGCCGACTGGCTGGGCGGCAGGTTGGCTCTGCCCACTACACAGATGTCCACAATGCGCAGGTTAAGGTCCTTCATCATCTGGTAATACTCGGGCGAATCCACAAAGACGTGCGCATGCGTATCAATTGGCTCCACCCTGGCCAGCGCCGCCAGGTCTGCTGCTTCCTGCGGATCTACATCCTCGGGGCGTGGTGAAGCCATCAATTGTTTCCTTAAAACAGTTCCGGCCATGATGCCGGCGACAAGCAGAAAACCAACTGCGATCATTGCGGTCCGTTTCAACTCCGTCCTCCGTCGGGCACTATTGGCCAGTGCCCCGTGATGTTTGATGGGCGACTTGCCCATCTGCTTGCGTGAGTGATTGACAATCATACACCGGCGCTGGCGGTTTTTCGTGCGACTACTTGAAATCTTTCTAGCGCCTCGCACGGAAGAATTCTGTGACTTTTTTGAACAATCTTGCGGCGCTGTTAATGATTATTTTCCAGGAGCGCTGTTGTTATAGTTACTATATAATCAGTATCTTAGAGAATTATAGGGTCTTTACCTGATTGACCATCGAGCGAAACTTGGATGATTCTAATGCAGATGTCCAATCGGTTAACTGCCTCTATCTTCTTGAAGAAGACAGCATGACCGGTTTGGCATGCTTTTGAACGTCGCCTCCGTTTTCCCTCCGGGGCAGGACGGTAAGTTCGGTCAGCGGCGTGCGGCTATCGGGGTTTTGCAGGGTCCTAGTTACTCGCCAATCATTTGGGCGGCGGAAAGGCAAACCCGATTGCTCTTAAAAGTTAGAGCGGCCCAGGACGAACCTTTCCCACTAAGCGCCAGAGTGGACTGGCAGTTCTGGTCAGGCTGATGCATGAAGGCCAAATTCCCGAAAAGGAGGAGCCGCTCGGTCTCCATGGCGCGATGTCTCCAAACCCGCAGTAACAGGCAAGCGGACCCACCGCACATGGCCAGTGGCAAAACATGGATATGAAGGGATCATTGTCCTTAGTTGACGAACTGCGTGCCATCCGCGGTGGCCCGAAAGCTCCGGACGTACGTCCGGGTCTGCTTCAGGAAAACGAGCGGCCCTGGAAATCTGATATCGAGCGCGTCGAACAAACGCTTCAGGCTGCGTTGCAGGCCATTTCGCAGCTTTCCGGTGTGGTGCTGCCTGAAGGGGTGGTGCAGGACGGAAGCGGCTCCGTGTCGCGCCTCGATTGCTCGAACCTGAAGGACAGAATCCGCAACGACATCGAAGCCTTTTCCGTAACGACGGTTTCCCAGATATCGAAACAGGCTGAGTTGCAGGCCCGCGCAGCTCTCGAGGTTATCCAGAGTGAAATGGAGGGCCGGATAGAAAAGGTCGTCGACGGGTACCGGGACAAACTGCGCGAACAGATCGAGCCTCAACAGTTTGAGATCAATGTTGCGAAGCAGAGCCAGGAGCGTGTCTCTGAGCTGGTTCGGGCCCAGACCGACGAATTTGCCCGGTGGGTGTGGCTGACCTGCAAAGGGACCGGTACTCCCATCCCATTGCAAATCGAGAAGCTGCTGGAACCTTACGTCCAGGAAGCAACGTCCCTGATGACGGGCAGCATCCAGCAAAAGATTCATGACTTGCTGATTGAACAGGAGAAGCTGGTTGAGGAGCGGTTCAAGGGAACTGCGGACACCCTCCAAAACCACATTGTCACCATCGAGCAAGCTGCACAGCAGGCGTGTGAGCGAAACGCCGATGCTGTGACCAAGGTGTCTACAGAGCGGCTGAACGCAGCAGCAGACGAGGTGGCAAAGAGCTTTGAGAGCCGTATTCGAGACCACGTCGAAGGCGCGTTCAGGGACGTCCAGCCACGACTGGATGAATCGACTGCGGCGCTTCTCGAGAAACTGCACGAAGAGCAGGACAAGATGGCGCAGGACTTCATCCGCCGGATGGAGGTTCTGACGTCAGAGATGGAGGCGACAAAAGGTCCGGAGTTTTCCGCTCGAGTTGAACAGTCCGTGGCCAATGCCATGAATTCCTCTCTTGAACAGTTGCACGAGACGACAGAGGGCGCCCTTCAGCGGATTCAGGAGTCAGGCCAGTCGGTGCAGGCGTCCGTCGAGCAGGGTGTGGCGCGCGTGGCGGAGATGATTGGCGGGGAGGGGCAGGACCTCAGCAGCTTTAGAGTGAAATTCCTCTCCGACTCGAAATCTCAGATTTCCTCTATGGTCCAGGAAGCGGTGGGAGCGATGGAACCGCACGTCATTCAACTGACCGAGGAAAAACTTGAGGCTGCCGGCGTGGGTATTGGCAAAGCGCGGGATGAAGCTGTCAAACAGTTTGAATCGCGCTTGATGGAGGTTTCTGAGGGCCAGTACCGTGACCTGCTGGAACGCATCCAGAAGGATGCGGGCGAAGCCAGCGCCCACGCGACCGCAGAAGTCCGCAACACATCTGAGACCCTGGTGCAGGAGATTTCAGAAAAGGCGGATAGCGCGGCTGCTGTTTTGAAGAAGCAGCAGGAAGAGTCAGAGTTCGGCATCGAATCCTCAGTAAACGATTCTCTTGAGTCCTTCCGCCGGCAGCTTGCTGAGATCACCAGGGCAGGACTGGAAGGGCAACGCAAGACGATTGCAGATAGCCTGGACGATCTCCAGAAGCGTTTAACGCTGGCTGCAGAGGCGCTGGTCGCCGACGATCCAATCCCGGCATAACAATTCTCCCTGAAGGGGCGAGCCTTGTGCCCCTTCATTTTAATCCGACATTTACACCTTCCCCGGGCCGTATAGAACTTGTCCCGGTTTGGCGCCGGTGTGCTGGCCGTTATCGATCACCACGACGCCGTTGACAATCACGTACGGGATACCTTCGGGATATTGTGACGGGTCTTCGAACGTAGCTTTGTCGATGACGCTTTTGGAATTAAAGATGGTGATGTCTGCTGCCATCCCGGGTGCCAGCAGCCCTCGGTCTTTAAGGCCCGCGATGTGCGCGGGCAGGGAAGTCATTTTGCGGATGGCGTCTGCCAGTGTCAGCACGTGCTTCTCACGCACATAGACTCCCAGCAATCGCGGAAACGTTCCGTAGCAGCGCGGGTGGGGCTTGCCCACAAACGCCATTGACGGATTCATCGCCACGCCGTCGGACCCGATTCCTACCCAGGGCTGTTGCATGATGAGGTCCACGTCAGGCTCGCTCATGTTGAAGTAGATGCCGTACGCTGTGCCGCCTTCATTCACCAGCAAATTGCAGAGAGCGTTCACAGGGTCTGTGCCCATCATTTTTGCCACTTCGTCCATGCGTTTGCCTTCGTACTGCTTGTCTTCCGGTTTCATCACGGCAGACACCATCACTCCATGCCACCCGCCCGTGCTTTCCACCTCGTTGTTGGTCCATCCCGGTAGTCCGTGGGCGATGTCTCTGCGGATTTCCTCGCGGACCTTGGGGTCCCTGAGCAGTTTGACTCGATGCTCGAGTGAACCTTCCAGAAATCTGGGCGGCAGGCACTGCTCCAAATGCGTCCAGCCTGCAATATATGGGTACTGGTCAGCGGTAACTTCCACACCGCGTTCGCGGGCCGCATTGATGAGTTTGATTTCATCGATCGCGTGGCCCCAATTTGGCTTGCCTGTAATTTTGAAGTGGAGGATGTGCACCGGCAGGCGGGCCTTCTCGCCGATCTTGATTGCCTCGGCCAGGGCCTGAGGTTCATTTGCGCCCTCACTCCGGACGTGGCTGGTGTAGATCCCTCCGTAGCGCGCCGCCACGCTGGCCAGCCGGATGAGATCATCGGTTGACTCAAACATGTTGGGAGCATAAATAAGCCCGGAGGAAAGCCCGATAGCGCCCTGCTGCATGGCCTGGGCCACCAGCCCTTCCATCCTCGTCATCCCGGCCGGCGTCGGCCTGCGGTTTACGTTGCCGATTACGTCCATCCACACCTGGCCCGCCCCCACGTAGGAAGCAACGTTCAGCGAGGTGCCGCTCTTTTGAAGCGTGTCAAAATACTGCGCAAGCGTCTCCCAGTTTCGCTTGAACCCGGCGGGCCGTGGACTTTTGCTGACGTCCGGCTGATTGGGACTTGCAAATGGCCCGGCGGAAGCGTCCTCGCCGATGATTTCCGTAGTCACACCCTGCCGGACCTTGCTTTGCCCGCCGCCATCCACCAGCAGCGTGTATTCGCTGTGCGTGTGGAGGTCGATAAAACCCGGAGCCACTGCAAGCCCCGCCGCGTCAATCACGCGCTTCGCGGTCGCATTCACCAGCCGCCCTACGGCAGCGATCCTGCCATCTTTTACGGCCACCTCGCCCCCGTACCAGGGGCTCCCGGTGCCGTCAATGATGTGCCCGCCGGTGATGAGCAGGTCGTACTGCGGCTGGGTCTTTTGGGTGGCGGCGGGCTCGTGGTTGCAGGAAAGCATCAACGCACAGGCGCCGACAATCGCCGCCAATACTGCACACGTTTTACGGGGGAGCCTGGAACCGCGCATGAAAATATGCCTCCGGACGGCTTTGGATGATTTTCGGACTGACGGCCCTCGACCGGCGCCGCGGCATCGCATTATAGCTCAGAGATTAGTGCCGGATATGGCAATTTGGTTTGCAGCATTCGGCGCAATGGGCGCCCCTTCAAACGCGCGCAAGGGCCTTCATTGCGCAGCGCGCAGACCTGGCGCGATATACTATGAGAGTACGCGATAGCAAGCCATTACAACTTTGGGTGATGACTCCGTTTGATTTTTGTTTTGTAGCACGGCCATCCTGGCCGTGTCTTTTGACCGCAGCGGGGACGATGACGCCCGTGCCACAAGTCAAACTGAGTCGCCATCCAACTTTTTGGAAGGTGGCCCACCGCCATGCCCTATTGTCCTAATTGCCTGACGGAGTATGTGGAAAGCACACGCGAGTGCGAAGACTGCGGGATCCCTCTGCTGCCCGGTTCTCCTCCAGAGGTTGACAGCGAATCGGACTTGGACAAGGCCTCGGGTAGAGAATTTGGAGAATGGTTTCGGGCGCTCGTGGGTGCCGGACCGGCGGATAAGGACGAGCAA
This window harbors:
- a CDS encoding glycoside hydrolase family 97 protein, translated to MGKGMRTVINMVCLGGVLLLASNGLAASPLTVTSPDGNLSVTFEGKSNPQPYLPGQRAYYRVSFKGETVLNDSPLGLDFKGRPALDHGFEVVGSQRASHDNTWRNAFGSIRNVRDHYNQLTVSLREREAPRRRLDLVFRAYDSGIAFRYFLPRQEGLANFTLSSENTGFYFPGNPSAFALNLGSYTTSYESEFQPVKVDEIKPTSIIGIPLLVHVNDGLWAAILEADLDDYAGLYLGGVRGFPGALMSKLSPLPGHSDEAVIASTPKATPWNVLLVNSQPGGLIESDSLILDLNPPSALTDTSWIKPGKAAWDWWSGSYASGVNFKPGMNTATMEHYVDFASKSRFAYMLIDAGWSPEDDITRTVPSIDMPAIIAYAKKRGVRILLWIQWKAVDKQMSQAFPLFEKWGVAGVKIDYMDRNDQEMVNFYRRTVKAAAEHHLAVDFHGAYPPAGLRRTYPNLLTREGVMGMEYNKWSRRETPEHLVTIPFTRMLAGPMDYTPGCFNNATREQFEPRQIQPMCQGTRANQLAMYAVYLSPLEMVSDYPEDYLGQPGFEFLEKAPTVWDDTRVLNGEPSEYVTIARRHGEEWFLGSMTNWTSRDLTVPLSFLGSGEWKAKIFADGPNANQNAKDLSIQTKQVTAGDTLPLHLASGGGAAVIFSQAM
- a CDS encoding DNA-binding protein, encoding MRNFNRLSLAALLTFISMLLLPFAYAQQGPGPGQRARLYNPANETTVRGTVEEIKTVTGRHGWNGTHLTLKTESKTLDVHLGPASFLKEKGFSFVKGDEIEVTGATADFGGSEALIAREVKKGDKTLALRDAQGIPKWSRGWRR
- a CDS encoding response regulator; translated protein: MKDKGFALMVHDRADPFQALKPVLRCLGVDTFSVSNCVDAVHLLEQTHPHLLFTDTQLPDGTWIDLVNLADGTAVPACVILVGQSKDPELFQSALNNGAFDFISPPFDPDTISQILSRAMALVRNRREQLSRAAA
- a CDS encoding galactose mutarotase; the encoded protein is MTSNIRGNATKGLPGLIGLLVVLLTVTGACTPGKQPATETESHETGIQRSVFGKMPDGQEVHLYTLTNSNGMQVAITNYGARIVSILAPDRNGMMADVVLGFDNLPDYMKYNTYFGALVGRYANRIGGAKFALDGKVYHLPVNNGPNSLHGGIKGFDKQFWAAEEVRGEEPSLVMTYSSKDGEEGYPGNMQAKVVYTLTKDNSLKINYSATTDKDTVINLTNHSYFNLAGEGNGDILKQILMINSSKITPVDANQIPTGKIADVAGTPFDFRKPTPIGAHINEDNQQLKIGKGYDINYIIDRNCPGLELAARAYDPGSGRELEVYTTEPGVQFYSGNFLDGSVRGKGGKAYGSRSAFCLETQHYPDSPNHPDFPTTELKSGQTFNQVTVFKFTISSQ
- a CDS encoding amidohydrolase produces the protein MIVNHSRKQMGKSPIKHHGALANSARRRTELKRTAMIAVGFLLVAGIMAGTVLRKQLMASPRPEDVDPQEAADLAALARVEPIDTHAHVFVDSPEYYQMMKDLNLRIVDICVVGRANLPPSQSAEAQFKKAMAVHRGSEGRAGVCTTFNPYLFQKKTFDQDAIKQLNGDFAAGAIAVKIWKNMGMDLRFPSGKYVMPDDPVFEPIYKDITAHNKTMIAHLAEPDSCWMSFEQMGPHNPDYNYYKHNPYWHMYGKPGAPSKAEILQARDHLLEMNPRLRMVGAHLGSMETNVDEIARRFDRYPNFNVDTAARIIYLMKQPREKVRNFLIKYQDRVCYGTDGGIRQANGISEIIRNWKYEYAVSWKYFATDETFEYRGIRSQGLKLPMSVVRKIYHENAARLFPGLIQ
- a CDS encoding D-aminoacylase, with product MRCRGAGRGPSVRKSSKAVRRHIFMRGSRLPRKTCAVLAAIVGACALMLSCNHEPAATQKTQPQYDLLITGGHIIDGTGSPWYGGEVAVKDGRIAAVGRLVNATAKRVIDAAGLAVAPGFIDLHTHSEYTLLVDGGGQSKVRQGVTTEIIGEDASAGPFASPNQPDVSKSPRPAGFKRNWETLAQYFDTLQKSGTSLNVASYVGAGQVWMDVIGNVNRRPTPAGMTRMEGLVAQAMQQGAIGLSSGLIYAPNMFESTDDLIRLASVAARYGGIYTSHVRSEGANEPQALAEAIKIGEKARLPVHILHFKITGKPNWGHAIDEIKLINAARERGVEVTADQYPYIAGWTHLEQCLPPRFLEGSLEHRVKLLRDPKVREEIRRDIAHGLPGWTNNEVESTGGWHGVMVSAVMKPEDKQYEGKRMDEVAKMMGTDPVNALCNLLVNEGGTAYGIYFNMSEPDVDLIMQQPWVGIGSDGVAMNPSMAFVGKPHPRCYGTFPRLLGVYVREKHVLTLADAIRKMTSLPAHIAGLKDRGLLAPGMAADITIFNSKSVIDKATFEDPSQYPEGIPYVIVNGVVVIDNGQHTGAKPGQVLYGPGKV